A single Uloborus diversus isolate 005 chromosome 7, Udiv.v.3.1, whole genome shotgun sequence DNA region contains:
- the LOC129226684 gene encoding uncharacterized protein LOC129226684: MTLMNFYGDTEDWISFREIFKSAILDNSQLTDLEKLQYLQTAVRGSAAKLIRGFSLQGENLKNCWDILCQRFENKRILALAQINNLFSSKITKVDNSKGLLELLDRCNEAVRNLKTLGLESNALSDLMIIRFMLSKLDELVRQRWELTLDNHSIPSLESFKSFMEKEARSLENKRESRNDSSISNRKPMDNRENKMGNSNRFRKPVVNSTVVEKGNICVVCKQNHKLFKCPKFNNMPLEDRWGVVQTHKLCENCLRDNHSQSECKLSYTCKCCALRHHTLLHRYTVAPEPVHSVSAVSNNAGQNSMCVLLSTALVNVKGSSGEVIQCKLLIDNASQNSLITRKCAERLQLNFQNTSHQLIGINGLMAETSLHSTTFEFSAHFSKKFLKINAFVVNKITSPLPNFRLRKHSWPHLEGIQLADPTFYDTSEIDILLGAELATRLIIGPPLRGQHGTPDALPTEIGYVLAGKVGHCHSDRKSVSHLTVSLNETLQKFWTVESVPTQEIQTEDDELAETLFKKSVKRDENGRYIVKLPIKVNSNLGESKTQAHQRFHLLEKKLDRNPALKEQYVTFMKEYEKLNHMSVVKSEDVHKVPHYYLPHHGVVNENSTTTKLRVVFDASARTSNQHSLNDILLTGPKLQTHIFCNLITFRSYPVAFVADIAKMYRQIRIAEEDQDYQRIVWRNNQDEPLKIFRLNTVTYGTSAAPFLALRTLHQLCDDEKENFPIASELSRTHFYVDDLLCGAASVGEARSIIPEMIKFMESGGFPLRKWSCNYPEVIENLPDHMRASTDTHSFQNDVNQKVLGLEWNGTKDSLRVRAVLTEHVNSKRQLLSVIAKTYDPLGLIAPATIKLKIMLQEIWKTKIGWDDSLPHYLLEEWQTFQSQSFVLQDISAPRYLQCAKATTIELHGFSDASTKAYAAVVYIRAISETVRVSFVAAKTRVAPVQTLTLPRLELCGALLLAELVNTIKKTLSLSNEKTFLWCDSTITLSWIANPPSSGNQFVRHRVTKILSMSNVKSWNFIPSRENPADCASRGLFPNQLKDHKTWLTGPTWLQNASNWASPSTIPDVVRNDSHIEEDLFLATTASEEQSLLKRYSSYKKTIRVIGWILRYFYNLKHKERLSGTLTVPELDRSLKCILLQIQQETFNTEINCLRKKRAIPTSSRLLRLNVFLDAEGLLRVGGRLSKHPTLPYDHKYPIILPKQHHFTKLVVEHFHEVSLHGGTEMVLSLIRQQFWIIDGRSTVKKFLRMCIRCFRYSARPPTQLMGDLPASRITPSRAFENTGVDFAGPIITKCQHIRKASEFKSYICLFVCFSTKAVHLELVSSLSAQAFLAAFRRFVARRGLPTHMHSDNGKNFVGAASYLKELVRMVKDPIVQDYCASRNVTWHFIPPYAPNFGGLWESSIKLAKRHLVKITRGALLNFEELSTLLCQIEACLNSRPLTSLSTNVNDFQALTPGHFLIGSPLLEIPESDSANNHLSFYSRWRLLLQLKEQFWRRWSKDYLQSLQPRTRWTRAGRQLQLGQMVLVEDKASPQGFILGRIAKIFPGKDDITRVVSIRTATGEVTRAVGRIRLLPISDCAPPEDVSDKTLIEGAEIN, encoded by the coding sequence ATGactttgatgaatttttatggaGATACAGAGGATTGGATTAGttttagagaaatatttaaatcggcTATTCTTGACAACAGTCAGTTAACAGActtagaaaaattacaatatctcCAGACAGCTGTTCGTGGAAGTGCAGCCAAATTAATTCGTGGCTTTTCCCTCCAAGGAGAGAacttaaaaaactgttgggatattttatgtcagagattTGAAAACAAACGCATTTTAGCCTTAGCTCAAATAAATAACTTGTTTTCGTCTAAAATAACAAAGGTTGATAATTCGAAAGGTCTACTGGAGTTGTTAGATAGATGCAATGAAGCAGTCAGAAATCTAAAAACATTAGGTTTGGAGTCTAACGCTCTAAGTGACTTAATGATAATTCGATTCATGCTTTCCAAATTGGATGAGTTGGTTAGACAAAGATGGGAATTGACTTTAGATAATCACAGTATACCAAGTCTAGAGAGTTTTAAGTCGTTTATGGAAAAGGAAGCGCGAAGTCTGGAAAACAAAAGGGAAAGTCGAAATGATAGTAGCATTTCAAACCGTAAACCCATGGATAATCGGGAAAATAAAATGGGCAATTCAAATCGATTCCGTAAGCCAGTTGTAAATAGTACAGTTGTAGAGAAAGGAAATATCTGTGTTGTGTGCAAACAAAATCATAAGTTATTCAAATGTCCAAAATTCAATAATATGCCCCTTGAGGATAGGTGGGGTGTCGTGCAAACTCACAAGTTGTGCGAAAATTGTTTGAGGGATAATCACAGTCAATCGGAGTGCAAACTTTCATACACATGTAAATGTTGCGCTTTGCGCCATCATACTTTGTTGCATAGGTATACTGTGGCTCCAGAGCCTGTCCATTCGGTATCAGCAGTGTCTAATAATGCGGGGCAAAACTCAATGTGTGTACTTTTGTCAACAGCATTAGTTAATGTGAAGGGTAGTTCGGGAGAGGTAATTCAGTGTAAATTATTGATTGATAATGCATCGCAAAATTCGTTAATCACTCGAAAATGTGCGGAAcgcttacaattaaattttcagAACACATCTCATCAGTTGATAGGGATTAATGGCCTTATGGCTGAAACTTCTCTTCATTCGACTACCTTTGAATTCTCCGCacacttttctaaaaaatttctgaaaattaatgcTTTCGTAGTAAATAAAATAACCTCACCTCTTCCGAATTTCCGTTTGAGAAAACATTCTTGGCCTCACCTGGAAGGGATTCAGTTGGCTGATCCCACATTCTATGACACATCAGAGATTGACATTTTGCTAGGGGCTGAGCTAGCCACACGTCTTATCATTGGCCCTCCTCTTCGAGGTCAGCACGGAACACCAGATGCCTTGCCAACAGAAATAGGGTATGTGCTGGCAGGCAAAGTCGGACATTGCCACAGTGATCGGAAATCTGTGTCCCACCTTACTGTGTCATTAAATGAGACTTTACAAAAATTCTGGACCGTGGAGTCTGTGCCCACCCAAGAAATTCAAACTGAAGATGATGAACTCGCggaaacattgtttaaaaaatccgTTAAAAGAGATGAAAATGGAAGATATATTGTAAAGCTCCCCATAAAAGTAAATTCGAATCTAGGAGAAAGCAAAACCCAAGCGCATCAAAGGTTTCATCTCCTAGAAAAGAAACTCGATAGAAATCCCGCGTTAAAGGAACAATATGTCACATTCATGAAGGAGTATGAAAAACTTAACCATATGAGTGTCGTAAAATCTGAAGATGTCCATAAGGTCCCTCACTATTATTTGCCTCACCATGGTGTGGTTAATGAAAATAGCACCACCACGAAATTACGCGTAGTGTTCGATGCCTCAGCTAGAACCTCTAATCAACATTCTCTAAATGACATTCTTCTTACTGGACCTAAACTTCAGACTCACATATTTTGCAATTTGATAACATTTCGTTCCTATCCCGTTGCTTTTGTGGCTGACATCGCCAAAATGTATCGTCAGATTCGTATTGCTGAGGAAGATCAAGATTATCAAAGAATAGTGTGGAGGAATAATCAAGatgaacctctaaaaatatttcgtcttaaCACAGTGACATACGGTACGTCAGCAGCGCCATTCTTAGCTCTACGTACTCTCCATCAACTATGTGacgatgaaaaggaaaattttccaatTGCGTCAGAATTATCGCGTACTCATTTTTATGTCGACGACTTATTGTGCGGTGCTGCATCTGTTGGAGAAGCAAGATCCATAATACCCGAAATGATAAAATTCATGGAAAGTGGGGGTTTCCCTCTGCGCAAATGGTCATGCAATTACCCGGAGGTAATAGAGAATCTTCCTGATCACATGAGAGCTTCTACCGATACCCATTCCTTTCAAAATGACGTAAATCAGAAAGTCTTGGGTCTTGAATGGAATGGAACTAAAGACAGTCTTCGGGTTCGGGCAGTCCTTACAGAACATGTAAATTCTAAGCGTCAATTACTCTCCGTTATTGCTAAAACATACGATCCACTTGGTCTTATCGCACCTGCCACCATTAAACTGAAAATAATGTTGCAAGAGATTTGGAAAACTAAAATAGGTTGGGATGATTCTTTACCTCATTATCTGCTCGAAGAATGGCAAACCTTTCAGTCTCAAAGTTTCGTCTTACAGGATATCTCTGCACCTAGGTATTTGCAATGCGCTAAAGCCACAACAATTGAGCTACATGGTTTCTCCGATGCTTCCACAAAGGCGTACGCAGCAGTGGTTTACATCCGTGCTATTTCTGAGACTGTGCGCGTATCTTTCGTGGCAGCAAAAACGCGAGTTGCACCAGTCCAGACATTGACTTTACCCCGTCTGGAGTTATGTGGAGCATTATTGCTCGCAGAACTGGTGAACACTATCAAAAAAACACTGTCACTCAGTAATGAGAAAACCTTTTTATGGTGTGACTCAACCATCACTTTAAGTTGGATAGCCAATCCACCCTCAAGCGGAAACCAATTTGTTCGTCATCGAGTTACAAAGATTTTATCCATGTCAAATGTTAAGTCCTGGAATTTCATTCCTTCCCGGGAGAACCCAGCCGACTGTGCAAGCAGGGGACTCTTTCCTAACCAATTGAAAGATCATAAGACTTGGCTTACGGGACCAACCTGGCTCCAAAATGCTTCAAATTGGGCAAGTCCGTCTACAATTCCAGATGTTGTTCGGAACGATTCACATATTGAGGAGGATCTTTTCCTGGCAACCACCGCATCTGAAGAGCAGAGCCTTCTTAAAAGATATTCTTCTTATAAGAAAACAATTAGGGTTATTGGGTGGATTTTACGTTATTTCTACAATCTGAAGCACAAGGAAAGACTTTCAGGGACATTGACTGTTCCGGAGCTAGATCGGTCTTTGAAGTGCATTCTTCTACAAATTCAACAGGAGACTTTCAATACTGAGATTAACTGCCTGAGAAAAAAACGGGCTATTCCCACTTCAAGTCGACTTCTGAGATTAAATGTCTTCTTAGATGCCGAGGGACTTCTTCGAGTTGGTGGTCGCCTGTCAAAGCATCCTACTCTGCCGTATGACCATAAGTACCCTATTATTCTTCCAAAGCAACATCACTTCACAAAATTAGTTGTTGAGCACTTTCATGAAGTCAGTTTGCATGGAGGAACTGAAATGGTTTTATCCTTAATTCGTCAACAATTCTGGATAATAGATGGAAgatcaacagttaaaaaattcctTCGTATGTGTATAAGATGTTTCCGGTATTCTGCTAGACCGCCCACTCAACTAATGGGCGATTTACCCGCATCTAGAATTACACCTTCAAGGGCGTTCGAAAACACTGGAGTTGACTTCGCTGGGCCAATTATAACAAAATGTCAGCATATTCGCAAGGCGAGCGAATTCAAATCATATATATGCCTTTTTGTGTGCTTCAGCACCAAAGCCGTTCATTTAGAGTTAGTCTCCAGCTTGTCTGCTCAGGCATTTTTAGCAGCTTTTCGAAGGTTTGTGGCACGTCGGGGTCTACCAACTCATATGCATTCGGACAACGGGAAGAACTTCGTAGGTGCGGCGTCGTACCTAAAAGAACTCGTAAGAATGGTCAAAGACCCAATTGTGCAAGACTATTGTGCTTCGAGAAACGTGACGTGGCACTTCATTCCACCGTACGCGCCTAACTTCGGGGGACTATGGGAGTCTTCCATCAAGTTAGCAAAGCGTCATCTGGTAAAAATCACTCGAGGAGCGCTTCTAAATTTCGAGGAGCTAAGTACTCTCCTCTGCCAGATAGAGGCATGTCTAAATTCACGCCCACTGACGTCTCTATCTACCAACGTTAACGATTTCCAAGCGCTTACCCCTGGTCATTTTTTGATCGGGTCACCTCTATTGGAAATCCCAGAATCTGACTCCGCTAATAATCATCTTAGTTTTTATTCCAGATGGAGGTTGTTATTACAGCTAAAAGAGCAGTTCTGGAGAAGGTGGTCCAAGGATTATCTGCAGTCACTTCAACCCAGGACCCGGTGGACCAGAGCAGGCCGTCAACTGCAGCTGGGACAAATGGTCTTGGTAGAAGACAAAGCTTCACCCCAAGGATTCATCCTAGGTCGAATCGCCAAAATATTTCCAGGGAAGGATGACATCACCCGAGTGGTCAGCATCCGAACCGCCACAGGAGAGGTCACCAGAGCTGTAGGACGTATACGACTGCTGCCGATTAGTGACTGTGCCCCCCCGGAAGATGTTTCGGACAAAACATTGATAGAGGGCGCTGAAATCAACTAG